The genomic region AATCTCGGCTTCATTTGAAGGTATTGGAGCCGAAATTATGAGTATGGATGACCAAATTACCATTGTTTCACCTATAAAAGGCTCCCCGGCTGAAGAAAGTGGCCTTTTGCCTAATGATATTATTCTTAGTGCAGATGATGTTTCATTACAAGGGATGACAGCTACCGAAGCAGTCACACTCATTCGAGGCGAGCGCGGTAGTACGGTAACTTTAGAAATCAAGCGAGGGACACAAGTTTTCACCGTCGATATTGTTCGGGATACAATTCCAATTGAAACAGTAGGTTTTCATCTTGATGAAAATGATGATAAAATTGGTGTAGTTGCTGTTTATAATTTTGCGAGACCAACTTATCAAGAAATCGTTGATGCCGTTCAAGAATTGCGGACCCAAGGTGCTGAAAAATTTGTTTTCGATTTTAGACAAAACCCCGGTGGTCTCCTTGATCAAGCACTGAAAATAGCTAATATGTTTGTGGAAGATGGAGCAATACTTTTACAAACAGAAGAAAAAGGTTCTGAACCGTACATCATTCAAGCTAGTGACCAAGAATATGGGGCTTTCCAAATAAAAGAGCCTGCTGTTATGTTAATAGATGAGGGAAGTGCCAGTGCATCAGAGATTGTTGCAGGAGTTATGAAAGAAGAAGCCGAAGTACCACTAGTAGGTACTACTTCTTTTGGAAAAGGGACAGTTCAATCTATCTATCCTTTGACTGCTAAAAGCGAGTTAAAACTTACCGTCGCAAAATGGTTAACACCAGAAGGTAACTGGATACACGATGAAGGTATTGAACCCGATTATAAAGTTAATCTTCCCGATTATGCGTTTCTAACGCTTATTGATACTTCAGAGACTTATGAATTAGGTGCAGTATCAGAGGCAGTAAGTAATGTGGAAGAAATTTTGGAGGCTGTAGGTTATGCAGTTACCGCTGATGGCTACCTCGACTATGATACTGTAGCAGCTATTGAACAAATTCAGGTAGACAACCAATTAAAACCAAGTGGAGTACTAGATGATGAAACAGCCCGTGTTTTAACTGAAGAATTGAGAGAAGTTATCCAAGATAATGATACGCAGTATGCAAAAGCAATTGAAGTTCTAGAGGGTTTGAGTGAGTAAATGAAAAAATCACTTTCTGATTGTATTTGGGATTGGTTTAAAGCGTTTCTAGTCGCATTTTTAATAGCCTTATCCATTCGTTATTTTGTTCTTATCCCTCTAAAAGTAGTGGGTGACTCAATGAGTCCCACCTTAGAACCGGATACTTATATTTTATATAGTAAAAACAAAAAAGTTGATCGTTTTGATATCGTTCTATTTCATGATGCTAACAACCAAGTTTTTATTAAACGTGTCATTGGCTTGCCCGGTGAGACAATTGTATACCAGGACGATCAGCTTTTTATAAATGATAAAAAAGTATCGGAACCTTTCCTTCATAATGATTTAGATGAGGAGCAAGTTTTTACTACAGATTTTCCATTGTCTGAAGATTTAGATAATAAAAAAATACCAGTGGATAGCTATTTTGTTTTAGGCGACAATCGTCCACGTAGCAAAGATAGTCGCATGCTCGGTTTTATTCCGATCGAAGCCATTGAAGGTAAAGCAAGATTGGTAATCTATCCACTCGATCAATTTTCTATATTAGACTAATTAATTTACAAGTGAAAGGAGTGTGGCCGTATGGATCATTTAGAAAATGAACGTGAGTCTAATCAGTACGATTATAAAAATCCAAAGCAATCAAGAATGAACAACTTCATTAAAGAAACTGTTAATATATTATTGTCTGTACTGGTGGCTTTTATTTTATTTGTTTTTATCCGTACGTTCCTTTTCTTTCCTTTTGAAGTGGTTGGACAATCAATGGAACCAACGCTCTTAAGTGGTGATCGCTTAATCTTAAATCGTCTAGGGAGTGTGGACCGGTTTGATGTGGTCGTTTTTCCTGCACCAGACGATCCCAACAGTGGTGAAGAGTACGTCAAACGGATTATAGGTTTGCCAGGGGACGAAATTAAGTATATAGAAGATAATTTATATATAAATGGAAACTTAATAAATGAACATTATTTGGAGCCTTCGAAAGAAGAACTGCAAAAAAAATTAGAAGAGAATCCGGAGCAAGTAAACTTTACTCAAATAACAAATGACTTTTCGTTATTAGATATATCTATCGGTGATTCGGCTGTTGTTCCACCAGACACTTACTTTGTGTTAGGCGATAACCGACAAAATTCTAAAGATAGTCGGGTGTTTGGTTTTTTGAATCAAGAAACGGTTGAAGGTACAGCTAGTTTGAGAATTTGGCCGTTAAATCGTATTGGTTTTCTAGAAAAAAATGAATAATAAAAAAATGGCTGGAGCTTAGCTCCAGCCATTTCTAAGGTAATGGAGGAGTGAGCGTATGGTTATTCAATGGTTCCCAGGACATATGGCGAAAGCTAAAAGACAAGCAATTGAAAACAGAAACATGGTTGATATCGTTCTTGAATTAGTAGATGCACGAATACCCATTTCAAGCCGGAATCCTTTGATGGATGAAATTGTTGGTGGAAAACCACGTTTGATTATTTTGAATAAAGCAGATTTAGCTGATAGCAACATGACTAATGATTGGTTAGAATATTTTAATCACCCAGAGCATAATCAAAAAGCTATTGCGGTTAATGCTTTTAATCAATCGGATATTAAAAGAACTAAAAACATTATTAAAGAGATGATGATTGAAAAAATGGCTGCGCGGGAAGCAAGGGGAATAAAGCCACGTGCGATTCGATTAATGGTCTTGGGAATCCCAAATGTGGGTAAATCAACTTTTATTAACCAAATTATCAAACGAAATCGTGCGAAAACTGCTAACAAACCTGGCGTTACCCAGCATCAACAATGGTTAAAAATCGAGAATGATTTTGAATTACTTGATACACCGGGAATTCTCTGGCATAAGTTTGAGGATCAAGCGATCGGCATGAAGCTGGCTTTAACAGGTGCCATTAAAGACACACTGTTTCATAAAGATGACATTGCGCTTTATGCTTTAGAGCTATGGACGAATAGATATCCTGGCCGTCTTAAACAGGTCTACCGCTTAGATGAATCACTTGGCAAAGAATCATATCCAGATATGCTAATGGCCTTAACTGAACAGTTAAATTTTGGCGATGAATATGATCGGGCAAGTGAAAAATTAATATTTGATATCCGTGATGGAAAACTTGGTACCTTTACATTGGATGAGGTACCTGAAAATACAAATTCACAATAGAGGTTAGTATGGAAAAAAAACAGACAATTGCTGAAATAAGAGAACGATTATCACAAATTACGGATCCAGAAGAGGCAGTATTTGCCGAATTATTACAGGATACTCGAAAAGGTATCCAATTAGAAATAAAGCGTTGGCAAAATAATTATCAAAAAAAAATACAGTTACTTCAACATCAAGAAACGATGTTATACCACGAAAATGTATTATCTAAGCAAGGTTTTACTACTATAGCAGGAATTGACGAGGTTGGACGAGGACCGTTAGCTGGTCCAGTAGTTGCAGCTGCTGTTATCCTTCCACAGGACATGCCAGCTTTGCCTATCAATGATTCAAAAAAACTTTCAAGAGCCGTTCGGGAAGAATTGTATGCCATTATAATGGAAAAAGCACAAGTGGGAATCGGTATTATTGATAATAAGGTTATTGATAGTGTAAACATTTATCAAGCCACTAAATTAGCTATGATGCAAGCTGTTAACAATTTAAACCTACAACCGGATGCTTTATTAATTGATGCTATGAAACTGCCTTTAGCCCAAAAACAAGTATCTCTAATAAAAGGAGATTTGAATTCTTATTCCATAGCCGCAGCTAGTATTGTTGCAAAAGTCTACCGTGATCAAATGATGACGGATTATGCGAAAGAGTATCCCCACTATGGATTTGAAAAAAATGCTGGGTATGGGACAAAAGCTCATTTAGATGGATTACACAAGTATGGCTTAACTTCCATCCATCGAAAAAGTTTCGAACCTATCAAAACAATGGTTAGAAATCAATAAAAAAGGTTTTAACTCTTTTTTCTCTATATATAGGTAGAGAAAAGGGGGTTTTTTTGTGCAAAATGAAGTGAGAGAAAAATTAATTGATTGTTCGTTAATGAATGTTTTTAGTATTGATCAGATGTTAGCGATATTAGATACTCTAGTAGCAGAACCTGACTTATCTTTAGAAGATATTCTTTTAAGAAGAAAACTGATGTCTTCTCAAAAGGCTGCTCTTAAAAAAATGGATCAAATTAGAGAACGGCTAAAAAAAGAAGCGATTACAACTTCCAGAGAGCAAACATTAAATGCTGGTATAAAAATTTGTACCATCCTTGATTCAGATTATCCTTTTGAATTGAAAGAGATTTATCAACCACCTGTTGTTATCTACTACCAAGGCGATTGGGATTTAACAAAAGGCCGGAAATTGGGAGTCGTAGGAAGTAGAACTGCTTCTGAATATGGAAGACTTGTATTAAGAAAAATGATACCTGAATTAGTATGCAAAGGCGTTACAACGATTAGCGGTCTAGCAAAAGGGATTGATCAAGAAGCTCATATTCAAACACTCAAAGCTGGGGGTAAGACTGTTTCCGTTATTGGGACAGGATTAAACTATTTTTATCCTTTAGAGAATAAAATCCTACAGGAAAAACTTACGAGAGAACAGCTTGTTTTAAGTGAATATCCCATCAATACCGGTCCACAACGCTATCATTTTCCTTTGAGAAATCGCATTATCGCAGGTCTGAGCCAAGGAACTTTAGTAGTTGAAGCGAAGGAGCGTTCGGGGAGTTTAATTACTGCGAACGTTGCTTTGCAAGAAAACCGCGAAGTTTTTGCAATACCAGGTAGTGTGTTAGAATCAAGTTATGCAGGTACAAATCAATTAATTCAAGCAGGAGCAAAACTCGTCACAAATGCCTCTGATATTTTTTCAGAAATGGCTTATTTATGGAAAATGTCTGACTCGTAAAATTTTAAAAAGAATAATTATTTGACAAAGGTCTATTTGGTGGCATAAGATGATTAACGATTTTAGATTCATCAAAAAGACAAGATCTAAATGGAAGGAGTTTTCCTTTGGCGTATAAATATTTGGTGATTGTTGAATCACCTACCAAAGCAAAAACAATTGAAAAATATCTCGGACGTAATTACAAAGTAGTAGCAAGTAAAGGACATCTGCGTGACTTACCAAAAAGTAGAATGGCAATCGACTTTGAAAACGACTATGCACCTGATTATATTTCTATCAGAGGTAAAGGTCCAATCATAAAAGAGCTTAAAAAATATGCAAAAAAAGCTGAAAAAGTCTTTTTAGCTTCTGACCCGGATAGAGAAGGAGAAGCAATTGCTTGGCACTTAGCACACCTATTAGGATTAGAACCAAACGATAATATTCGTGTCGTTTACAATGAAGTAACTAAAGATGCCGTCAAGCAAGCAGTTAAAAATCCACGACCTGTTAATATGGATTTAGTGTCGGCCCAACAGGCACGACGGATCCTTGATCGAATCGTAGGTTACTCTATTTCCCCTATACTATGGAAGAAAGTGAAAAAGGGATTAAGTGCTGGGCGAGTTCAATCGGTGGCTTTGAAGCTGATTATTGACCGTGAAGAAGAAATTAAACATTTTGAGCCAGTAGAATCGTGGACCTTAGATGGTACTTTTCAAAAGGATAAACATGTTTTTAACGCTGCTTTCTATGGCCTAAATGAGAAAAAAAGATTGAAACTAAATAATGAATCTGAAGCTCAAGAAGTATTAGCTAAATTAAAAGGCAATGAGTTTATGGTTTCAAATGTTGAAAAGAAAGAACAAAAAAGAAACCCATCTGCACCTTTTACAACTTCAAGTTTACAACAAGATGCAGCGAACAAATTAAATTTTAGAACTCGTAAAACCATGATGGTTGCACAACAATTATACGAAGGTATTCCACTAGGTAAAGCTGGTACAGTCGGATTAATTACTTATATGCGTACGGACTCCACACGTATTGCGGAAAGTGCAGTAGCCGAAACGCACCAATTTGTTATTGATGAATACGGTAAAGAGTTTGTTGCTAAAAAATCGAAGACAGTTAAACAAGCAGGTGGATCACAAGATGCCCACGAGGCGATTCGCCCATCAAGTGTCTTGCGAAAACCAACTGATATTGAAAGTTATTTAACTAAAGATCAATTTAAACTTTATCAACTTATCTGGTCTCGTTTTGTAGCAAGCCAAATGATGCCCGCCATTTTTGATACTATGCGTGTTAGTATTGTTAATCAAGATTTAGTGTTTCGTGCTAATGGATCAAAAGAAAAATTTGCCGGTTATCGAAAAGTTTATGAAGATACGAAAACAAAGGACAACATATTACCAGATTTAGAAGTTGGTGATACGGTCTTTTCTAAAGACATCATTCCAAACCAACATTTCACGCAACCACCTGCCCGTTATTCTGAGGCAACTTTAATTAAATCGTTAGAAGAGAATGGTGTTGGTCGTCCTTCAACTTATTCCCCGACAATTGAGACGATTCAAAAACGTTATTATGTTAAGTTAAACGCAAAACGCTTTGAACCCACAGAATTAGGAACGATTATACACCAATTAGTGGATGCTTATTTCCCTAATATTGTTGATATTTCTTTTACTGCTAATATGGAAAAAAAGCTGGATGAAATTGAGTTAGGTAAGTTAGAATGGGTAGAAGTGATTGATGAATTTTATAAACCATTTGAAGAGCATGTTGTTAAAGCAGAGTCTGAAATGGAAAAAATCGAAATAAAAGATGAACCAGCTGGGTTTGATTGTGAAGTCTGTGGAAGTCCAATGGTTATTAAAATAGGTAAATATGGTAAATTTTATGCATGTAGTAATTTCCCAGAATGCCGCAATACAAAAGCAATTGTTAAAAAAATTGGAGTAACGTGTCCAACATGTAAAAAAGGTGAAGTCATTGAGCGAAAATCGAAGAAAAACCGAATTTTTTACGGTTGTGATCGCTACCCAGAGTGTGAATTTGTATCATGGGACAAACCAGTTGCCCGTAACTGCCCGAAATGTAATCACTATTTAGTTCAGAAAAAGGTACGTGGCGGACTGCAAGTAAAATGTAGTAATTGCGATTACGAAGAAGAAGTTCAAAAATAAATATAAAATCGAAGAGAAGCATCCTGCTTCTTTTTTTGGTATCATGAAATATGTAAGCGATTATTTATAAAAGTGAATTGAATTATTCTGTTTCCTATGATAATTTAATTTCAGGGACGGAGGAGTAAAGTGTCTACTAATAATAATCAGTTGGAGACTTTTATACACCATCTAGCAATCGAAAGACGCTATTCAGAAGAAACTGTAAAAGCTTACCTTCAAGATTTAAAAAAGTTTGAAACTTATTTGGCTTCTACCGGACAATCTAGTTTTACTGGTGTTCAATTAGCGGATATACGGCTTTTTCTCGGTTTTCTTGACGAAGAAGAAATGAGTCGTAATACGATTTCGCGTATCTTATCTAGTTTAAGAAGTTTTTATACATTTTTGATGCGAGAAGGTCATATGAATGAGAATCCAGTCTCAAGTATTAGTTTTAAAAATCGGTCATTACGTTTACCTAAACATGTCTATCAAGCCGAACTGATAAAAATATTTGAAGCTGCCAGTGGCACAGGACCTCTTGATTACCGTAATGTAGCATTATTAGAATTGCTATATGCTACGGGAATTCGAGCGAGTGAATGTAAAAACATTTTACTCTCTCATATTGATTTTGATTTAGGTGTAATCCTTATTACAGGTAAAGGGAATAAAGAACGCTACGTTCCCTTTGGACAATTTGCTTTGAATGCAATAGAAATATACTTAGAAAAAAGTCGATCTCTATTAATGAATAAATTTAAGCAGAGCCATGACTATTTATTTATAAACCGGTTAGGCGAACCCATTACTGTAGGTGGTATTGAGTATATTCTTAAAAAAATCATGAAAGAGTCAGGTTTGACAGGAAACTTACATCCACATATGTTGCGTCATACCTTTGCAACGGATATGTTAAACGAAGGAGCAGATTTGCGTACCGTTCAAGAATTACTCGGGCATGCAAGTTTATCATCGACACAAATTTATACGCATGTTACGAAAGATGCTTTACAGCGTAATTACAATGCCTATCATCCACGTGCTAAAAGGAAGAAATAAGGTATAATAAATAGAGTGACTATAAAGGAGATTTGAATAATGACAACAATTTGTGCAATTCAACATAATGGAAAATCAGCAATGGCGGGCGATGGCCAAGTGACAATGGGCGAATCTGTTATTATGAAGGGTTCAGCTAAAAAAATTCGTCGTATTTATAATGATGAAATCATTGTAGGATTTGCTGGTGGTGTTGCAGATGCTTTTACTTTAAGTGATAAGTTCGAAGAAAAGCTCAAGCAATATAAAGGTAATCTAATGCGTGCTTCCATCGAGGTGGCTAGAGAATGGCGTGGCGATCGTGCTTTGCAAAAACTCGAAGCACTCTTAATCGTTATGGACAAAAATCAAATGTTTCTTGTATCCGGAACTGGAGAAGTCATTGAACCAGATGATGGGATTTTAACCATTGGATCAGGTGGTAATTTTGCTCTATCTGCTGCACGCGCTTTGAAACGAAATGGTACCAATCTATCTGCAAAGGAAATGGCCTACCAAAGTTTAAAAATCGCATCAGAAATATGTGTCTATACAAATGATAATATTATAGTAGAAGAGTTCCAATAGAAGGAGAGTTAAATGATGAGTGAAAACATTAACCAAACACCACGTCAGGTGGTAGCAGAGCTTGATAAGTATATTATTGGACAAAACGATGCGAAGAAGTCGGTTGCTGTTGCCTTACGCAATCGTTTTCGTCGGATGCAATTAACCGAAGAGATGCAAAAAGAAGTAACGCCAAAAAACATTTTAATGATTGGCCCCACTGGTGTTGGTAAAACAGAAATTGCACGTCGACTTGCAAATCTCGTACACGCACCTTTTGTTAAAGTAGAAGCAACTAAATTTACAGAAGTTGGCTATGTCGGTCGAGACGTTGAGTCAATGGTGAGAGATCTCGTTGAAAATGCCATTTCTCTTGTTGAAAAAGAAAAACGTAGTGACGTTTATAGTAAAGCATACACGCAAGCTCTAGAAAGAATTGCAAAAGCACTTAAACCAGGTGTGAAGAAGAAAAAAAGTGCTAGTCCTAATAGTATTCAGAGTATGTTCCAACAAATGGGCCTACCTGCTGATTTAGGACCTGAAGAGGAAGAAGTAGAAGAAGTATCAACTGAAGTAGCTTCGCAACGGCGTGAAATTGTAGAACAGCTACGTAAGGGGATTTTAGATAACCGCGAAGTGACTTTAAAAATTGAAGATAAAGCGACTAACCCACTTGGAGCTGCGGGCGGGAACGAACAAATGGTTATGTTACAATCAGCACTTGAATCCATGACGCCAAAAAGAAAAACAAAGCGCACTCTGAAAGTGAAAGATGCCATAAAAATATTAACAGAAGAAGAAACAGATAAATTAGTAGATAAAAATGACTTAGCAACTGCTGCTTTAAAACTAGCTGAAGAGGGCGGCATCATCTTTATCGATGAGATCGATAAAATCACTTCGAAATCTGATCAAGGTGGTCAAGTTTCACGTGAAGGTGTACAACGGGATATTTTACCTATTGTTGAAGGGTCACAAGTTTCGACAAAATATGGAAATATTCAAACTGACCATATTCTCTTCATCTCATCAGGAGCTTTCCATGTCTCAAAACCAAGTGATTTAATTCCTGAGCTGCAAGGCCGTTTTCCAATACGTGTTGAGTTGGACGATTTAACCGAAGAAGACTTTGTACGTATTTTAACAGAACCAGATAATGCCTTGTTGACACAATATCGTGCGTTATTAGAAACAGAAGGTGTTGGCGTTACCTTTACAAAAGAAGCAATCGCACGGATTGCAGCCATAGCTGCTCAGGTAAACGACGAAACCGATAATATTGGTGCACGTAGACTCCATACTATTCTTGAAAAGTTATTAGAAGACTTATTATTTGAATCACCAGATATGCCTGGACAACAGATTACAATTACCGAAAACTATGTGGATGAAAAACTCGCTCATATTGTATCTGATCAAGACTTACGCCGCTACATATTATGAGGTTAGTAAAATATGGATGAGTTGTTAGAAAGACTAAGAAGTATCAATACGATGTTACAAAAAAAAGGCGGCTTTGTTAACGAGAATAATCTGATAGACCTTCCTTTTTTAGATATGATTGAAAAATTAGCAGAAATATTAGAAGCAAATGCTTATTTGATTGATGATGAAGGAACGCTATTAGGATTTAGCGAAGTGATAGCAATCAATAATATCCGCGTTAAACAAATGCTTTATGAGAAGAAATTTCCACTTAATTATACAGAAGGTATCAATGCGATTACAGATACAAAAGCTAATATCGGCGTTGAATCGGATCTAACTGTATTCCCAATTGAAACACGAGATATTTTTATTTCTGGGTTAACAACCGTTGTCCCCATATTTGCGGCTGGAAAACGTTATGCTAGTCTTATCTTTGCACGGTTAGATCGTTCTTTTGGTAGTGGAGATCTCATCTTAGCAGAGCACAGTGCTACTGTAATTGGCATGGAGGTCTTACATTTAAAAAATGTTGCAACAGAAATTGATAGTCGTGCCGAAGCGGCCGTTACGATAGCCTTGCAATCACTCTCTTATAGCGAAACGGAAGCGATAACTGAAATATTTAAGCATATTGAAGGTTTAGAAACTCGAATTATTGCCTCAAAGATTTCTGCTAGCCAAGGAATTACACGATCAGTTATTGTGAATGCGTTAAGGAAACTAGAATCTGCAAGTATTATAGAATCAAAATCGCTTGGTATGAAGGGAACCTACATAAAGGTTCATTCCGAACTACTATTAAAAAAAGTTAAAACTAAACTGGAATTGAATGCTTAAAAAAAAGATGCCAACTGGCATCTTTTTTTAAGTCTTATAGTCTTTTACTTTTGATTGTGGCGTTTATAATTACGTCCAAATGGGATCATGCTTTCAGTACCATTTCTAATACGTTGTATATTGGATCGATGACGAAAGATAATGTAACTTGATAAAGCAAAAGTTACAAGAATAAGCCATAAATCTCCAAAAAACAAAGAAAGAATCATAGCACTTATACAAGCTGTAATGCTTGAAAAGCTAACCATACTTGAAAAATAGAGATAAATAAGGAAACACGATATGGAAAGAATAAAAAATAGAGGGTTATAAGCTAATAACATTCCAGCACTTGTTGCTACAGCTTTTCCTCCTCTAAAACCCGCAAAAATAGGAATGGTATGGCCGATTGCAGCAAAAACGCCTGCTAGTAAGGGATGGATTT from Jeotgalibaca dankookensis harbors:
- the dprA gene encoding DNA-processing protein DprA, whose protein sequence is MQNEVREKLIDCSLMNVFSIDQMLAILDTLVAEPDLSLEDILLRRKLMSSQKAALKKMDQIRERLKKEAITTSREQTLNAGIKICTILDSDYPFELKEIYQPPVVIYYQGDWDLTKGRKLGVVGSRTASEYGRLVLRKMIPELVCKGVTTISGLAKGIDQEAHIQTLKAGGKTVSVIGTGLNYFYPLENKILQEKLTREQLVLSEYPINTGPQRYHFPLRNRIIAGLSQGTLVVEAKERSGSLITANVALQENREVFAIPGSVLESSYAGTNQLIQAGAKLVTNASDIFSEMAYLWKMSDS
- the topA gene encoding type I DNA topoisomerase, which encodes MAYKYLVIVESPTKAKTIEKYLGRNYKVVASKGHLRDLPKSRMAIDFENDYAPDYISIRGKGPIIKELKKYAKKAEKVFLASDPDREGEAIAWHLAHLLGLEPNDNIRVVYNEVTKDAVKQAVKNPRPVNMDLVSAQQARRILDRIVGYSISPILWKKVKKGLSAGRVQSVALKLIIDREEEIKHFEPVESWTLDGTFQKDKHVFNAAFYGLNEKKRLKLNNESEAQEVLAKLKGNEFMVSNVEKKEQKRNPSAPFTTSSLQQDAANKLNFRTRKTMMVAQQLYEGIPLGKAGTVGLITYMRTDSTRIAESAVAETHQFVIDEYGKEFVAKKSKTVKQAGGSQDAHEAIRPSSVLRKPTDIESYLTKDQFKLYQLIWSRFVASQMMPAIFDTMRVSIVNQDLVFRANGSKEKFAGYRKVYEDTKTKDNILPDLEVGDTVFSKDIIPNQHFTQPPARYSEATLIKSLEENGVGRPSTYSPTIETIQKRYYVKLNAKRFEPTELGTIIHQLVDAYFPNIVDISFTANMEKKLDEIELGKLEWVEVIDEFYKPFEEHVVKAESEMEKIEIKDEPAGFDCEVCGSPMVIKIGKYGKFYACSNFPECRNTKAIVKKIGVTCPTCKKGEVIERKSKKNRIFYGCDRYPECEFVSWDKPVARNCPKCNHYLVQKKVRGGLQVKCSNCDYEEEVQK
- the lepB gene encoding signal peptidase I, whose product is MDHLENERESNQYDYKNPKQSRMNNFIKETVNILLSVLVAFILFVFIRTFLFFPFEVVGQSMEPTLLSGDRLILNRLGSVDRFDVVVFPAPDDPNSGEEYVKRIIGLPGDEIKYIEDNLYINGNLINEHYLEPSKEELQKKLEENPEQVNFTQITNDFSLLDISIGDSAVVPPDTYFVLGDNRQNSKDSRVFGFLNQETVEGTASLRIWPLNRIGFLEKNE
- the xerC gene encoding tyrosine recombinase XerC yields the protein MSTNNNQLETFIHHLAIERRYSEETVKAYLQDLKKFETYLASTGQSSFTGVQLADIRLFLGFLDEEEMSRNTISRILSSLRSFYTFLMREGHMNENPVSSISFKNRSLRLPKHVYQAELIKIFEAASGTGPLDYRNVALLELLYATGIRASECKNILLSHIDFDLGVILITGKGNKERYVPFGQFALNAIEIYLEKSRSLLMNKFKQSHDYLFINRLGEPITVGGIEYILKKIMKESGLTGNLHPHMLRHTFATDMLNEGADLRTVQELLGHASLSSTQIYTHVTKDALQRNYNAYHPRAKRKK
- the ylqF gene encoding ribosome biogenesis GTPase YlqF — translated: MVIQWFPGHMAKAKRQAIENRNMVDIVLELVDARIPISSRNPLMDEIVGGKPRLIILNKADLADSNMTNDWLEYFNHPEHNQKAIAVNAFNQSDIKRTKNIIKEMMIEKMAAREARGIKPRAIRLMVLGIPNVGKSTFINQIIKRNRAKTANKPGVTQHQQWLKIENDFELLDTPGILWHKFEDQAIGMKLALTGAIKDTLFHKDDIALYALELWTNRYPGRLKQVYRLDESLGKESYPDMLMALTEQLNFGDEYDRASEKLIFDIRDGKLGTFTLDEVPENTNSQ
- the hslU gene encoding ATP-dependent protease ATPase subunit HslU; its protein translation is MSENINQTPRQVVAELDKYIIGQNDAKKSVAVALRNRFRRMQLTEEMQKEVTPKNILMIGPTGVGKTEIARRLANLVHAPFVKVEATKFTEVGYVGRDVESMVRDLVENAISLVEKEKRSDVYSKAYTQALERIAKALKPGVKKKKSASPNSIQSMFQQMGLPADLGPEEEEVEEVSTEVASQRREIVEQLRKGILDNREVTLKIEDKATNPLGAAGGNEQMVMLQSALESMTPKRKTKRTLKVKDAIKILTEEETDKLVDKNDLATAALKLAEEGGIIFIDEIDKITSKSDQGGQVSREGVQRDILPIVEGSQVSTKYGNIQTDHILFISSGAFHVSKPSDLIPELQGRFPIRVELDDLTEEDFVRILTEPDNALLTQYRALLETEGVGVTFTKEAIARIAAIAAQVNDETDNIGARRLHTILEKLLEDLLFESPDMPGQQITITENYVDEKLAHIVSDQDLRRYIL
- a CDS encoding ribonuclease HII; amino-acid sequence: MEKKQTIAEIRERLSQITDPEEAVFAELLQDTRKGIQLEIKRWQNNYQKKIQLLQHQETMLYHENVLSKQGFTTIAGIDEVGRGPLAGPVVAAAVILPQDMPALPINDSKKLSRAVREELYAIIMEKAQVGIGIIDNKVIDSVNIYQATKLAMMQAVNNLNLQPDALLIDAMKLPLAQKQVSLIKGDLNSYSIAAASIVAKVYRDQMMTDYAKEYPHYGFEKNAGYGTKAHLDGLHKYGLTSIHRKSFEPIKTMVRNQ
- the codY gene encoding GTP-sensing pleiotropic transcriptional regulator CodY; protein product: MDELLERLRSINTMLQKKGGFVNENNLIDLPFLDMIEKLAEILEANAYLIDDEGTLLGFSEVIAINNIRVKQMLYEKKFPLNYTEGINAITDTKANIGVESDLTVFPIETRDIFISGLTTVVPIFAAGKRYASLIFARLDRSFGSGDLILAEHSATVIGMEVLHLKNVATEIDSRAEAAVTIALQSLSYSETEAITEIFKHIEGLETRIIASKISASQGITRSVIVNALRKLESASIIESKSLGMKGTYIKVHSELLLKKVKTKLELNA
- the hslV gene encoding HslVU peptidase proteolytic subunit — encoded protein: MTTICAIQHNGKSAMAGDGQVTMGESVIMKGSAKKIRRIYNDEIIVGFAGGVADAFTLSDKFEEKLKQYKGNLMRASIEVAREWRGDRALQKLEALLIVMDKNQMFLVSGTGEVIEPDDGILTIGSGGNFALSAARALKRNGTNLSAKEMAYQSLKIASEICVYTNDNIIVEEFQ
- a CDS encoding S41 family peptidase: MDKKKKKRKIGIKLPVYFLSLFVVALISVGLTYWLVTNGLFQTNPIARTNPESKQPITEIKNVEGFQNIEAVYEIILSNYIENVDEKDLIEGALSGMVSAVQDPYSQYLNIDESENMNDTISASFEGIGAEIMSMDDQITIVSPIKGSPAEESGLLPNDIILSADDVSLQGMTATEAVTLIRGERGSTVTLEIKRGTQVFTVDIVRDTIPIETVGFHLDENDDKIGVVAVYNFARPTYQEIVDAVQELRTQGAEKFVFDFRQNPGGLLDQALKIANMFVEDGAILLQTEEKGSEPYIIQASDQEYGAFQIKEPAVMLIDEGSASASEIVAGVMKEEAEVPLVGTTSFGKGTVQSIYPLTAKSELKLTVAKWLTPEGNWIHDEGIEPDYKVNLPDYAFLTLIDTSETYELGAVSEAVSNVEEILEAVGYAVTADGYLDYDTVAAIEQIQVDNQLKPSGVLDDETARVLTEELREVIQDNDTQYAKAIEVLEGLSE
- the lepB gene encoding signal peptidase I, encoding MKKSLSDCIWDWFKAFLVAFLIALSIRYFVLIPLKVVGDSMSPTLEPDTYILYSKNKKVDRFDIVLFHDANNQVFIKRVIGLPGETIVYQDDQLFINDKKVSEPFLHNDLDEEQVFTTDFPLSEDLDNKKIPVDSYFVLGDNRPRSKDSRMLGFIPIEAIEGKARLVIYPLDQFSILD